The Bacillus sp. Bos-x628 genome segment GCGTGAGCAGGAGATTCTAGTGAATATTGCCGATATTGTCAATGGCATTTTTGCCGCTGAATCTGCTATTCTCCGTACAGAAAAAGCAATTGCCACAACAGGCGTAGAGAAGAGCGCACAAAAACTCGCTTACACACAAATTTTCACACAGGAAGCCTTTTTAGAAATTGAAGCACATGCAAAAGAATCATTGATCGCCATGGAGGAAGGAGATTCACTCCGCATGAGTCTGTCAGCCCTTCGTAAGCTGACAAGATTCACACCAATCAATGTCATTGCGACGAAGCGTCAAGTAGCTAAACGTATCTTTGAAGCCGAGAAATATATCGTATAAGCAACAAATCGAAAGGTGTGGATGCGCGTGTCCGCACCTTTTTGTAAGCATACATTTAGGTTTTTAAAATGGTTTATGATAAAATGTTGTCACAATTTGCAGGGGGTGAAAATGATGGCTTTAGATTTTTATGAATATCCATCTTGCGGCACATGCCGAAAAGCAAAAAAGTGGCTTGAAGATCACAACAAAGAAATCAATAGCATACATATCGTCGAAGAGACGCCGGATAAAGAAACACTCAGAGCTCTTTATCAAAAAAGCGGTTTGGAGCTAAAGAAATTCTTTAATACAAGCGGACAGAAATACCGAGAGCTGCAGCTTAAGGATCAACTTCCTGCAATGTCAGAGGACGATCAGCTTGAATTGCTTGCATCAAATGGTATGCTGATTAAGCGTCCAATTACAACAGACGGTCATAGAGTGACAGTTGGATTTAATGAAGATACATTTAAAAGCGTCTGGAAATGATGTAACTTTCATTCAGATTGTGGTATCTTCAATATAAACGCAAAAAAAGACTGGAGGGATATTGAATGAGCATACCAAAAGATTTACGTTATTCCGAAGAGCATGAATGGGTCAAAGTAGAAGGAGATAAGGTGCGTATCGGTATTACGGATTTTGCTCAATCCGAGCTAGGCGATATCGTTTTCGTTGAGCTTCCTGAAGTAGGAGACAAATTGACAGCGGATGAGCCTTTCGGAAGTGTAGAATCTGTCAAAACAGTTTCTGAACTTTACGCACCAATTAACGGCACAATCGTTGAAGTAAACAATGAGCTAGATGACAGCCCAGAATTCGTGAACGAATCTCCATACGAGAAAGCATGGATGATCGTTGTAGAACCAGCGGATGCCTCTGAAATCGAGAACTTAATGACTGCTGAGCAATATGAGGAAATGACAAAAGAAGACTAATTCATGTGAAATTGGACACTCTACCTTTATGGGGGGTGTCCAATTTGTCTTTTCAAAAAGAACAGGTGGATATAACAAAACATGTAACTGGTCGATTCAAAGAAGATGGCATGGTGCTTTATCATCAAAATGAAGAGATTGGAAAGATGATTAGTGAAAATCAATATGAGTTGAAACCTGGCTATTCCTATGATCAGAATCGGTTTTATCGCTTGTCTGATACATTAACACACGGGACGGAAAAATACGTTGACTGTGATGATGAAAATGGCTGGTGCTAACCGTTTAATCAGACTGCAGCGAGAGAATGCTGCAGTCTTTTTGATGAACAAGTGTCTCATCTTTACAACCTTACTTAAAGGTTGTAATCTAATGAAGAAGTGAATCAACGTCAAAAGGGCCGGGTGATCATGATGAAACATGAGAATGTAGAAAAGGTCATCATTGTAGAAGGTAAATCAGACAAACAAAAACTAAAAGAAGTCATAAGTGAGCCTGTTACCATTATTTGCACCAATGGCACCATCAGTACATCGAAGCTGGATCAGCTAGTGGACGATCTATTAGGGAAAGACGTTTACATATTAGCAGACAGTGACGATGCTGGCGATAAACTGCGGAAGCAATTCCGAAAAGAGTTCCCTGAAGCACTTCATCTTTTTGTAGACAAAATGTACCGCGAAGTTGCCGCTTCACCAACAGCCCATATTGCATCTGTCTTATTAGCTGCAAACATTGATGTTCATTCGAAATATTTGTGAGGG includes the following:
- the gcvH gene encoding glycine cleavage system protein GcvH — encoded protein: MSIPKDLRYSEEHEWVKVEGDKVRIGITDFAQSELGDIVFVELPEVGDKLTADEPFGSVESVKTVSELYAPINGTIVEVNNELDDSPEFVNESPYEKAWMIVVEPADASEIENLMTAEQYEEMTKED
- a CDS encoding toprim domain-containing protein, which codes for MMKHENVEKVIIVEGKSDKQKLKEVISEPVTIICTNGTISTSKLDQLVDDLLGKDVYILADSDDAGDKLRKQFRKEFPEALHLFVDKMYREVAASPTAHIASVLLAANIDVHSKYL
- a CDS encoding arsenate reductase family protein, translating into MALDFYEYPSCGTCRKAKKWLEDHNKEINSIHIVEETPDKETLRALYQKSGLELKKFFNTSGQKYRELQLKDQLPAMSEDDQLELLASNGMLIKRPITTDGHRVTVGFNEDTFKSVWK
- a CDS encoding YusG family protein codes for the protein MSFQKEQVDITKHVTGRFKEDGMVLYHQNEEIGKMISENQYELKPGYSYDQNRFYRLSDTLTHGTEKYVDCDDENGWC